A genomic segment from Toxotes jaculatrix isolate fToxJac2 chromosome 6, fToxJac2.pri, whole genome shotgun sequence encodes:
- the angptl3 gene encoding angiopoietin-related protein 3, with the protein MMKPFCLLLLLLLANSIAAVPLETSGEEEQPTLPFRGFTTEPSPTEAKSRFAMLDDVRLLANGLLQLGQSLREFVHKTKAQINDIFQKLNIFDRSFYQLSVVTSEIKEEEEELKKTTNFLKANNEEIRNLSLEINSKINSILHERTQLQSKVGSLEERLKGLSQSMVPAEQLSEITTLKDVIEAQEKTITNLLKAVKEQHDQLDHQKTQIKNLEEKLSYDSFQDTVDKPMDSDPAAPNMFEYLRGNSTGLDINDLPNDCSELFKKGEVNSGIFVIKPNQSEPFNVYCEMGSDGGSTVIQRRIDGSEDFDQTWEKYEKGFGDLEKDFWLGLKKIHSIAQQGVYILRIDLEDWKEEKHWAEYHFSLEGPSKDYSLHVSHFSSDLPDAMANSTGTRFSTKDRNHNNYRSPNCARSYTGGWWFNGCGETNLNGRYLWLRSKGRSLKRKGLHWRPGTGPSYTLKMTKITMRPALTAESFN; encoded by the exons ATGATGAAGCCGTTTTGTCtgttgctgcttctgctgctggctAATTCCATTGCTGCTGTCCCTTTGGAGACCTCAGGTGAAGAAGAGCAACCCACTCTGCCTTTCCGGGGCTTTACCACAGAACCAAGCCCTACTGAGGCAAAGTCTCGCTTTGCCATGCTGGACGATGTTCGCCTACTTGCAAACGGCCTCCTGCAGCTCGGCCAGAGTTTACGGGAATTCGTTCACAAGACTAAGGCCCAAATCAACGACATCTTTCAAAAGCTGAACATTTTTGACCGCTCTTTTTACCAGCTCTCAGTGGTCACGTCAGAGatcaaggaggaagaggaagagctgaAGAAGACCACCAATTTCTTGAAGGCTAATAATGAAGAGATCAGGAACTTGTCGCTAGAAATCAACTCTAAGATAAACAGCATCCTGCATGAGCGTACACAGCTGCAGAGCAAGGTGGGAAGCCTCGAGGAGAGGCTGAAGGGATTGTCACAGAGTATGGTCCCTGCTGAACAGCTTAGTGAAATCACAACACTCAAG GACGTGATTGAAGCTCAAGAGAAAACAATCACCAATCTGCTGAAAGCTGTGAAAGAGCAGCATGATCAGCTTGACCACCAgaaaacacagattaaaaacCTGGAGGAAAAG CTAAGCTATGACAGTTTTCAAGATACAGTCGATAAGCCAATGGATTCAGACCCTGCAGCTCCTAATATGTTTGAATATCTGAGAGGAAACTCGACTGGCCTGGACATAAATG aCCTCCCCAACGACTGCAGTGAGTTGTTTAAGAAAGGAGAAGTGAACAGTGGAATCTTTGTTATCAAGCCAAACCAATCAGAGCCATTCAATGTTTACTGCGAAATGGGTTCAG ATGGGGGCTCAACTGTCATCCAACGCAGGATCGATGGTTCAGAGGATTTTGATCAGACATGGGAGAAATATGAGAAAGGCTTTGGAGATCTTGAAA AGGACTTCTGGCTGGGCTTGAAGAAGATCCACAGTATTGCGCAGCAGGGAGTTTACATCCTACGTATTGATTTGGAGGACTGGAAGGAGGAGAAGCACTGGGCTGAGTACCATTTCTCACTGGAAGGTCCCTCCAAGGACTACAGCCTTCATGTCAGCCATTTCTCTAGTGACCTACCTGATGCCATGGCCAACAGCACTGGCACGAGATTCTCcacaaaagacagaaatcaTAATAACTACCGAAGCCCCAACTGTGCTCGCAGTTATACAG GTGGTTGGTGGTTTAATGGCTGCGGAGAGACTAACCTTAATGGAAGGTATTTGTGGCTGAGGTCAAAGGGACGCTCTCTAAAGAGGAAGGGTCTTCACTGGAGGCCTGGCACAGGGCCCTCATATACTCTCAAGATGACCAAGATTACCATGCGACCAGCCCTAACAGCTGAAAGCTTCAACTGA